The Streptomyces sp. NBC_00510 genomic interval ACGCCGTGGACCTCTACCGCTTCGAGCGGCTCGTGGAGGACGGCGGCCGGGCGCTCGCCGACGGCGACGCCGCCAAGGCCGCCGAGGCCCTGGACTCCGCTTTGGCGCTGTGGCGCGGCCCGGTGCTCGCCGACCTCCCGGACCGTGGGTCCGTCGCGCCCCGCTACGACGCGTTGCGGCTGGACGCCCGGCGGCTGCGGATCACCGCCGAGGTGGCGCTCGGCCGCGCGGAGCAGGTGCTGCCGGAGGCCGTAGAGCTGGCGGTGGCCCATCCGCTGAACGAGGCGGTGCAGGTGCTGCGGCTGCGTGCGCTGCGCGAGGCGGGCCGGGGCGCCGACGCGCTGGTGGCGTACGAGGAGGTGCGGCGCGAGCTCGCGGACACGCTGGGCACCGATCCGGGCCCGGAGCTGCGCGCCCTCCACGCCGAGCTGCTGAATCCTCCCGCCCCCGCCGGGGTCGTCGCGCCGGCGCCACCCTCCCGGGGCCCGGCGCGGCTCGGCAACGCGCGGGCCCGGCTGACCAGTTTCGTCGGCCGCGAGGCGGACCTGTCCGCGATCGCCGCGGACCTGGCGGCGGCGCGGCTGGTCACCGTCACGGGTCCCGGCGGCACCGGCAAGACCCGCCTGTCGCAGGAGGCCGGCGACCTGGTCGCCGGGCGCTGGCCGGACGGCGTCTGGTTCGCGGAACTGGCGCCCGTGGAGGACCCGCGCACCGTGGCCGTCGCCGTGGTGAACGCGCTGGGCCTGCGCGAGACGCTGCTGCACGCGGCCTCGGCGACCGAGGCGGCGCTGGCGGCCGAAGCGAAGGGGGCCGCCGCCAAGGACCCGCTGCTGCAGCTCACCGAGTACTGCGCGGAGCGCCGCATGCTGCTGGTGCTGGACAACTGCGAGCACGTGATCGGCGCCGCCGCGGAGCTCGCGGAGCGGCTGCTCGCGCACTGCCCCGGTGTGGCGGTGCTGGCCACCAGCCGCGAACCCCTGGGCGTGCCCGGCGAGTTGATCCGGCCGCTGGACCCGCTGCCGCAGACCCCCGCCCTGCGGCTGCTCGCCGACCGCGGCGCGGCGGCCCGCCCCGGCTTCACCCCGGACGAGGACCCGGAGGCCTGCGCCGAGCTGTGCCGCAGGCTCGACGGACTGCCGCTCGCCATCGAACTGGCCGCGGCCCGGCTCCGGATGATGACGCCCCGCCAGCTCGCGGACCGGCTCGACGACCGCTTCCGCATCCTCACCGCGGGCAGTCGCACCGTGCTGCCCCGTCAGCAGACGCTGCGCGCGGTCGTCGACTGGAGCTGGGGCCTGCTCAGCGAGGCCGAACGGATCGTGCTGCGACGCTTCGCCGTGTTCGCCGGTGGCTGGGACCTGGCTGCCGCCGAGGCGGTGTGCGGCGAGGACGGCGGCGCCGTGGACGCCCGTGACGTCGCCTCCGTCCTGGCCTCGCTCGTCGACAAGTCGCTGGTCGTCGCCGACCTCGCCGAGGACGGCGCGCGCTACCGGATGCTGGAGACGATCGGCGAGTACGCGGCCGAGCGCCTCGACGAGGCCGGTGAGCGCGACACCGTGGGGCGCCGCCACACCACGTACTTCCGCGAGTACGTGCGCACCGCCGACCCCGAGCTGCGCGGACCGCGCCAACTGCTCTGGCTGGACCGGCTGGAGCGCGAGCACGAGAACCTGCGGGCGGCGATCCGCCGGGCGGTGGACACCGGGGACGAGCAGGAGGCGCTCTGCCTGGTGCTCGCCTGCAGCTGGTTCTGGGAGATGCGCAACTACCGCAGCGAGATCGGCCACTGGCCCGCCGTGGTGGTCGCGATGAGCCCGGTGGACGCCTTCGCCGAGCCGCTGCGGCTCCCGCCGCTGGACCGCGGGCCGCTGGAGGACCCGCTGCCGATGACGCCGCAGCAACTCACCGAGGCGCGGCGCTGGGTGCGCACCGGCGAGGTGTTCGCGTACATGGGCGAGCACGACGTGTGGAATGACCCGAGGCTGGTCGGTCTGGGCGAGGCGATCATCGAGGCCTACCCGCCGGAGCTGCCGCAGTCCAGCCTGCGGCCCGGGCTGTTCCGCGTGCTCGGCGCGATGCTGACCGGTCGCTTCGACCGCATGCCCGAGCTCATCGACGGGACGGTGGAGAGCTGCCGGCTGCACGGCCGGGTGTGGGAGCTGGCGTTCGCGCTGCAGTTCCGCGCCAAGGTGATGAACGACGTGGAGGGCCGGCTCGACGCCTCCATGGACGACATCCGCGAGGCCAGGGAGCTGTTCGGCCGGGTCGGCGACGACTGGGGCATGGCCGAGGCGCTGGCGGCGGAGGCCGAGGCGAGCGCCAACGCCGGCGACTGGGCGCGTGCCGCGGACAGCTGCCGCCTGGCCATCGAACTCGCCCGCAAGCTCGGTGCGTACCAGCACGTGCCGATCATGATGGTCCGCCTCGGCGACGCCCTCGCCAACGCCGGCGACCTCGAGGAGGGGGAGCGGCTGATCCGCGCGGGAGTCGCCGAGGCCGCGTCCTTCCGGCCGGTGGGCGACGACGCGGGCTACTACGGCAGGGTGCTGCTCATCGCCCTGCTCGCCCGGCGCGGCGAACTGGACGAGTCCTTCGCGCTGCTCGACGCCATGCAGGCCGACCCGCCGCGCGGCATGCCCTCATTCATCGTCGGACTGCTCGCCGCCATCCGCGGCTGGCTCACCGGCATGGCCGGCGACCCGTACGGGGGGCTGCCCCATCTCGCCGAGTCCGTCGCCTACATGGAGGGGCATCCGCTCAGCCCGGTCATCGGGCCGCGCATTGGCGTGCTCCTCTTCCCGCCGGGCGTCGCGCTCTTCACCGGGATCGCCGGGCTGCGCAGCGGCGACGGCGTCCGCGGCCCCGCGCGCCGCGCCGCGGTGGTGCTGGGCGCGCACGACGCGCTGCGGCAGACCGCCTGCACCCCGTGGGAGCGGACGAGCATGGACGAGGACGCGGTGCGGCTGCGCGGGTACCTGGGCGAGGAGGACTTCGCGGCGGCCTACCGCGAGGGCGGGGGGCTTACCTTCCCCGAGGCGGTCGAGCTGCTGCGCGAGCCCGTCTGACGCGTCCTCAGCCCGCCTTCTTGCGGGGCGTCGTCTTCTTCGCCGCGGTCTTCTTGGCCGCCGCCTTCTTCGCGGGGGCCTTCCCGGTGGCCGTCTTCTTCGCCGGGGCCTTGCCGGAGGCGGTCTTCTTCGCTCCGGCCTTCTCCCCGCCGCGGGCGTCGATGCTGGCCTGGAGCGCGGCCATCAGGTCCACCACGTTGTCGGGGGCGGCGGTGACCTCGGCCATCTC includes:
- a CDS encoding winged helix-turn-helix domain-containing protein codes for the protein MRYGILGTTQAHRGDGTVVPLAGTRLRALLAALALRPGRVRTTEALIDEVWEGEPPADATGALQALVARLRRAVGHEAVGSVDGGYRLVATPDAVDLYRFERLVEDGGRALADGDAAKAAEALDSALALWRGPVLADLPDRGSVAPRYDALRLDARRLRITAEVALGRAEQVLPEAVELAVAHPLNEAVQVLRLRALREAGRGADALVAYEEVRRELADTLGTDPGPELRALHAELLNPPAPAGVVAPAPPSRGPARLGNARARLTSFVGREADLSAIAADLAAARLVTVTGPGGTGKTRLSQEAGDLVAGRWPDGVWFAELAPVEDPRTVAVAVVNALGLRETLLHAASATEAALAAEAKGAAAKDPLLQLTEYCAERRMLLVLDNCEHVIGAAAELAERLLAHCPGVAVLATSREPLGVPGELIRPLDPLPQTPALRLLADRGAAARPGFTPDEDPEACAELCRRLDGLPLAIELAAARLRMMTPRQLADRLDDRFRILTAGSRTVLPRQQTLRAVVDWSWGLLSEAERIVLRRFAVFAGGWDLAAAEAVCGEDGGAVDARDVASVLASLVDKSLVVADLAEDGARYRMLETIGEYAAERLDEAGERDTVGRRHTTYFREYVRTADPELRGPRQLLWLDRLEREHENLRAAIRRAVDTGDEQEALCLVLACSWFWEMRNYRSEIGHWPAVVVAMSPVDAFAEPLRLPPLDRGPLEDPLPMTPQQLTEARRWVRTGEVFAYMGEHDVWNDPRLVGLGEAIIEAYPPELPQSSLRPGLFRVLGAMLTGRFDRMPELIDGTVESCRLHGRVWELAFALQFRAKVMNDVEGRLDASMDDIREARELFGRVGDDWGMAEALAAEAEASANAGDWARAADSCRLAIELARKLGAYQHVPIMMVRLGDALANAGDLEEGERLIRAGVAEAASFRPVGDDAGYYGRVLLIALLARRGELDESFALLDAMQADPPRGMPSFIVGLLAAIRGWLTGMAGDPYGGLPHLAESVAYMEGHPLSPVIGPRIGVLLFPPGVALFTGIAGLRSGDGVRGPARRAAVVLGAHDALRQTACTPWERTSMDEDAVRLRGYLGEEDFAAAYREGGGLTFPEAVELLREPV